The nucleotide window GCGATCTGACCCAGCAAGGCCGCCGCCCAACCGTACCGCCCCAACATCACGCCCAGCAGGCCAGCACCGAACAGACAGTGGAGATCGAACAGCCTGAGCCACACCAACGTCGGGAAGCTGTCCCGTAATCGCAGGCCAAAGTAGCGGGACATGAGCCAGGGAAAGGCGGCTTCTCCCGCCCGTGCGGGCAGCAGACTGTTGGCGGTGACGTGGATGCAGGACAAGCGCAGCACTGCCGTGAACTGACCTGCCGTAACCGGCAGCGTGGCCAATTGCATACGCGCAGCGCGAGCCCCATACGAAACCGCCATCAGCAACACGAAGGCCAGATGTACCCACAGCGGCAGCGCCAATGCACGCTGCATCGCCTGGTCCCAACCGACCCGCTGCTGGAACACGACAAGCAATGCCAGCAGCAGAGCAAGGCCGATGATTCCGGATAGCGTGCGTTTCACTGGCGCCTCGTTAGCCCGACCGGGTGCGGTCGCTTCCCATGAAGACAAATGCCCTGCCCCAAACAAACAACGGGCCCCGAAGGGCCCGCTGCATCCATCACAGAACTCCGTAGCGGTCAGGCCACTTTAGCGGGCTGCTCCTCGGAGACAGTCTCTGCGTCGGCTTCCGGATGAAATGCCGTGCCGGCCAGATACTCCTTGGTGAAGGCGTCGGTCATGATCGCCTCGTAGCGAAGCCGATCATACTCGCCCACCTGATCGGCCTCAGCCTGGGTCAGCACACCCTGCTCCACCGCCTGCACCAGACGATCTTCCAGCGTCAGGGCCGTCAGCTCGCCCTTGGACAAGGCCTTGTAGTACTTGTTGTACAGCGGCTCGACCTGGATCAACTTGTCGAAGGCAACTTCCATCAGCCCCACGGGATCATTGGCATCCTTGGGCAGGTAGCAGATCTCGGACAAGCGATCACGCAACTCAGTGGGCTCCATCATCATGTCAGCGATCGCACCGGTCAGCGCATCGGACACGGGACGGTAGCTACGCCCGAACGGGAAGACCATGCGGCGCATCGCCGAACCGACAAAGCCGATGGGGAAGTTCGAGAAGAACTCATCGAAGGCTTCGTAAATGGCGTTCAGCGAATCGTCGAGGCACCAGCGCACATGCGGCAAATCTTCCTCGCGACGCCCTTCATCCTCGTAGTACTTCAGCACGGCAGAGGCCATGTACAGATGACTGAGCACGTCACCCAGGCGGGCCGACAGGCGCTCCTTGCGCTTGAGCTCACCACCGAGGATGCCCATGGTCACATCGGACACGAAGGCCAGTGACGTCGACATCCGTTCCAGCTGCTTGTAGTACTTGGCCGTCGGACCGTCCACGGGTGCCTTGGCCAGCGCACCGCCGGTCAGGCCCAGGGTCAGGGCGCGAACACCGCGGTTCATCGAAAAGCCGATGTGGCCCCACAGCAGTTTGTCGAACTCGGCAAGATTGTCCTCACGCGCGGCTTCCATTTCGGGGAAGACATACGGATGACAACGGATGGCGCCCTGACCGAAGATCATCAGGCTGCGGGTCAGGATGTTGGCACCTTCCACCGTTATCGCCACCGGCACCGACTGGTAGGCCGAAGACAGATAATTGCGCGGGCCCACCATGATGCCGCGGCCACCATGCACGTCCATGGCATCGGTGAGCGACTGACGCATCATCTCGGTCATGTGGTACTTGGCAATGGCCGTCACCACCGACGGAGCGCAATTGTCGACCGCGCTCGCCGTCAGGGTTCGCACGGCTTCCAGGCGGTAGTTCAGCCCGGCGATCCGGCCCGTGGCTTCCTGCACACCTTCGAACTTGCCAACCGACAGCTTGAACTGCCGGCGAATGCGCGAATACGCACCCGTCAGGCGATAGGCCATCTTGCCGCCGGCGGCAGACAGCGCCGGCAAAGAAATGCCGCGTCCGGCGGACAGGCATTCGACCAGCATGCGCCAGCCACCACCGGCCTTTTCGACGCCACCGATGATCCAGTCGATCGGTACGAAGACGTCTTCGCCGGTAATCGGTCCGTTCATGAACGCGCCCGACGGATAGTGGCGACGGCCGATTTCCACGCCTGGCGTCGAGGCCGGGATCAGCGCACAGGTAATGCCGTAATCGGTCTTATCGGGATCGCCTAGCAGGCCCTCGGGATCCTGCAGCTTAAAGGCCAAGCCGATGACGGAGGCCACCGGTGCCAGCGTGATGTAGCGCTTGTTAAACGTCAGGCGCATGCCGACCACTTCCTGGCCTTCCCACTCGCCCTTGCAGACCACACCGACATCTGGGATGGCGGTGGCATCCGAGCCGACTTCAACCCCCGTCAGGCCGAAGCAGGGAATTTCCGTACCGTCCGCCAGCTTGGGCAGCCACTGCTCCTTCTGCGCGTCGGTGCCGTAATGCGTCAGCAACTCACCGGGGCCGAGCGAGTTCGGCACCATGACCGTTACGGCCGCGGTGATGGACTTGGTCGCGATCTTGGTCACAACACAGGACTGCGCATAGGCGGAGAAGCCGAGGCCACCCCATTCCTTGGTAATCAGCATCGAGAAGAATTTCTTCTGACGCATGAAGTCCCAGACCTCCGGTGCGAGGTCACGGTCCTCGTAAACGGTCTTGTAGTCGTCGATCATGCGGCACAGTTCAACGGTCTCGTTATCGAGAAACGCCTGCTCCTCAGCCGTCAACTGCGTGCGCTTGAAGCTCTTGAGCATGTTCCAGTCCGGGCGACCGCGAAACATCTCGCCTTCCCACCAGACATCGCCGGCCTCCAGTGCTTCGCGCTCGGTGGACGTCATGGGCGGCAGCACCGCCTTGAAACCGGCAAAAATCGGCTTGGTCACCAGGCGGCGAATCGGACGCAGGTTCAGGGCGATGGCGAACACGGCAAACAGCCCGCCCGTCACGGCGAAAGCCGTGGGGCCCATCAGACCCAGGCCGTAGAGCGCCACGATGTAGGCGCCGATGGCGGCGGATGTCACCAGTAACGGCGCGCCGATGTAGGCCAGTGCCCACAAGCCGCCAACGGCGACAAGAATTGCAAGTAATGTCGTCATGACATGACCTCCGATGTAGTAAGAGAGAAAACTAAGGAGTCGGTTAAGCGGCGCGCTCAGCGCTGGCCGCTGGCGCCTGTTCGCCGGGACGCGGAATCAGCGTCTCGATGAGCAGGCGCAGGTATTCGTTGAAAAACGGCCCGGCCGGCAAAGCGGACGGGTTGTCCCGGCGTAACTGCAACGTGCCGAGAAAGGTGCTGTAAGCGAAGGTTGCCCATTTGCGCGCATCGCGCTCGATCAGCCCGAGCGCCTGGTAACACTCGGTCAGAAAATCGAGTCGGCGCTGCGACACCTTGTGCACAAAATCGGCCACCCGCGGATCACGGCTTGCGGCTGCGAGGGCCAGATACAAATGCCCTTCGCGCTCGCTGCCGTTGGCCGCCTTGAACACGGTCTGGATGCGCTTGCGCGCCTGTTTCACGCCGCGCGCCCGCTTGATGATCTGTTCGGTCTCACGCTGGGCCCAGCGTTCGACCGCGGCACGGACAAGCGCATCGCGATTCGCGAAATGCCAGTAGAAGCTGCCTTTTGTCACACCCAGCTTGCGCGCCAGGGGCTCGACCGCCACGGAATCCAGCCCGCCATCAGCCATCGCATCCAGGGCAGCATCTGCCCAGTCGTCGGCGCTTAATGTCGGTTTTTGCTGGCCCATACACAGCCGCCCATACGGAAGAGTACGGAAAAACTAACACATACGTCAGCGTACGGAAATGGTGTTCACGTCCCCGATTCGCTGTCACTGCGGTCAGGCATGCGACCGCATTGCCCCAACAGGCGCTGCCAGGCCCGGGCATGCGCACGCGAGGCTTCAAGCAGCTGGTGATGGACGCTGTGGACCGCGTCTACATAGGCGACCAGGGCCCCTGTCGGTTCTGTTGTTGTCGCCGCCAGCGCCTGATCCAGTGCATGCTCGAGCGCTGCCAGCGCGCGCTGCACGACACCGAGATCCGGCTGAATCTGCTGCACATAGAACTTGTAGAACACCGTCTCGGCCACACGGGCCTTGGGCGTCGGCCGTGGCTGCAGGCACAGCGCGCGCGCGTCCAGCCGCTGATGGATCGTCGCCGCTATCGCGGCCAACTGGGCTTCAAACAAGCGAGCGGTCCGTATCAGGCCCGCCGCCTGGCGAGATTCACGTAGCCGACGCAGCGCGGCCACCAGCTCGGCTGGCGTCAGAACCTCGCCCTCACCGCCATGCCGCACCAACGCGGCCAAATCAGACAGGGCCTGCGTACCGGTCAATCCTTGCCGCAGCTCGTCCATGCTGGCCGGCCGGGCAGCGACACCCAGAAACGATTCCACCTCTTCAGACGCGAACAGCAGGTCATAGCCGGCCACCTGCAAGCTTCGGGCTTTGACCTGCCGGATCCGCTTTAGCAAGGCCTGATCGGCGGCGGTCTCGGGGGCGCAGTCCTGCAACGCCGCAGCGACCCGGGTCTCGTACGCCAGTCGGATGGAAGGCTGCATCACCTGCCCCAGAATGCTGTTGCGCTCGCCCAGCTCACGCCCCAGACACCCGCGAAACCGCAGCGCCTCGCCAGGCGACAGGCGCAATTCGGGCGCCGCGACCCGCCGTAGGCGGCGACGTGGGTACGCCGGTACGGACCGGATCTGTACAGGGTGGGAATCCACCTCCAGCACATGGCTCACCCGCCCGTGAAAATCCTCCAGCCGGTGTTCCAACCCGGCGTCCTGGCAGCCGGCGGTACATGCAGCTGCCACCAGCAACCAGA belongs to Abyssibacter profundi and includes:
- a CDS encoding TetR/AcrR family transcriptional regulator, whose product is MGQQKPTLSADDWADAALDAMADGGLDSVAVEPLARKLGVTKGSFYWHFANRDALVRAAVERWAQRETEQIIKRARGVKQARKRIQTVFKAANGSEREGHLYLALAAASRDPRVADFVHKVSQRRLDFLTECYQALGLIERDARKWATFAYSTFLGTLQLRRDNPSALPAGPFFNEYLRLLIETLIPRPGEQAPAASAERAA
- a CDS encoding acyl-CoA dehydrogenase, with the protein product MTTLLAILVAVGGLWALAYIGAPLLVTSAAIGAYIVALYGLGLMGPTAFAVTGGLFAVFAIALNLRPIRRLVTKPIFAGFKAVLPPMTSTEREALEAGDVWWEGEMFRGRPDWNMLKSFKRTQLTAEEQAFLDNETVELCRMIDDYKTVYEDRDLAPEVWDFMRQKKFFSMLITKEWGGLGFSAYAQSCVVTKIATKSITAAVTVMVPNSLGPGELLTHYGTDAQKEQWLPKLADGTEIPCFGLTGVEVGSDATAIPDVGVVCKGEWEGQEVVGMRLTFNKRYITLAPVASVIGLAFKLQDPEGLLGDPDKTDYGITCALIPASTPGVEIGRRHYPSGAFMNGPITGEDVFVPIDWIIGGVEKAGGGWRMLVECLSAGRGISLPALSAAGGKMAYRLTGAYSRIRRQFKLSVGKFEGVQEATGRIAGLNYRLEAVRTLTASAVDNCAPSVVTAIAKYHMTEMMRQSLTDAMDVHGGRGIMVGPRNYLSSAYQSVPVAITVEGANILTRSLMIFGQGAIRCHPYVFPEMEAAREDNLAEFDKLLWGHIGFSMNRGVRALTLGLTGGALAKAPVDGPTAKYYKQLERMSTSLAFVSDVTMGILGGELKRKERLSARLGDVLSHLYMASAVLKYYEDEGRREEDLPHVRWCLDDSLNAIYEAFDEFFSNFPIGFVGSAMRRMVFPFGRSYRPVSDALTGAIADMMMEPTELRDRLSEICYLPKDANDPVGLMEVAFDKLIQVEPLYNKYYKALSKGELTALTLEDRLVQAVEQGVLTQAEADQVGEYDRLRYEAIMTDAFTKEYLAGTAFHPEADAETVSEEQPAKVA
- a CDS encoding DUF3080 family protein is translated as MEHRLEDFHGRVSHVLEVDSHPVQIRSVPAYPRRRLRRVAAPELRLSPGEALRFRGCLGRELGERNSILGQVMQPSIRLAYETRVAAALQDCAPETAADQALLKRIRQVKARSLQVAGYDLLFASEEVESFLGVAARPASMDELRQGLTGTQALSDLAALVRHGGEGEVLTPAELVAALRRLRESRQAAGLIRTARLFEAQLAAIAATIHQRLDARALCLQPRPTPKARVAETVFYKFYVQQIQPDLGVVQRALAALEHALDQALAATTTEPTGALVAYVDAVHSVHHQLLEASRAHARAWQRLLGQCGRMPDRSDSESGT